One window of the Streptomyces sp. TS71-3 genome contains the following:
- a CDS encoding RNA-binding S4 domain-containing protein encodes MASEASSDAASGGTAPSPAKDAAAAAEASGPVRVDSWIWSVRLVKSRSMAATACRGGHVRVNGERVKPAYAVRVGDEVRLRQAGRERIVVVKRVIRKRVGAPLAVTCYVDNSPPPPPREAVAPAGVRDRGAGRPTKRDRREMDRLRGLARGMSGPGGGPPPGGAGH; translated from the coding sequence ATGGCTTCAGAAGCTTCGAGCGACGCGGCTTCCGGCGGCACGGCACCGTCCCCCGCGAAGGACGCCGCAGCTGCGGCCGAGGCGTCAGGGCCGGTGCGGGTCGACAGCTGGATCTGGTCGGTGCGGCTGGTGAAGTCCCGTTCCATGGCCGCGACCGCCTGCCGTGGCGGGCACGTCCGGGTCAACGGCGAGCGCGTCAAGCCCGCGTACGCGGTGCGCGTCGGTGACGAGGTGCGGCTGCGGCAGGCGGGGCGTGAGCGGATCGTCGTGGTGAAGCGGGTCATCCGCAAGCGCGTGGGAGCGCCGCTGGCCGTGACGTGTTATGTCGACAACAGCCCACCGCCCCCGCCGCGCGAGGCCGTGGCACCCGCGGGAGTCCGCGACCGCGGCGCCGGGCGCCCGACGAAGCGGGACCGCAGGGAGATGGACCGCCTGCGCGGGCTCGCTCGCGGGATGAGCGGCCCCGGCGGCGGTCCGCCGCCGGGAGGGGCCGGGCACTAG
- a CDS encoding uracil-DNA glycosylase, producing the protein MHILDERVSGCRACPRLVDWREEVARTKRAAFADWTYWARPVPGFGPPDASLLIVGLAPAAHGGNRTGRMFTGDSSGDVLFAALHAVGLASSPISVRADDGLTLHGVRLTSPVHCAPPANKPTPQERDTCRTWLEAELEILRPTLRAVVVLGGFGWQATFPALAAAGWTVPRPRPAFGHGARVTLSAVDGGPPLDVFGCFHVSQRNTFTRLLTPAMLRQVLSDGARAAGLDVSGAPGSGESQREH; encoded by the coding sequence CTGCACATCCTGGACGAGCGCGTGAGCGGGTGCAGGGCGTGCCCGCGGCTGGTCGACTGGCGCGAGGAGGTCGCCCGCACCAAGCGTGCCGCCTTCGCGGACTGGACGTACTGGGCCCGGCCGGTCCCGGGATTCGGCCCTCCGGACGCCTCCCTGCTGATCGTCGGCCTGGCCCCGGCGGCACACGGCGGCAACCGCACGGGAAGGATGTTCACCGGGGACAGCTCCGGCGACGTGCTGTTCGCCGCACTGCACGCGGTCGGCCTCGCCTCAAGCCCCATCTCGGTGCGCGCTGACGACGGCCTCACGCTGCACGGTGTCCGCCTCACGTCCCCCGTGCACTGCGCGCCGCCCGCGAACAAACCCACCCCGCAGGAGCGCGACACCTGCCGCACCTGGCTGGAGGCCGAGCTGGAGATCCTCCGCCCGACGCTGCGCGCCGTGGTCGTGCTGGGCGGGTTCGGCTGGCAGGCGACGTTTCCCGCTCTCGCCGCGGCGGGCTGGACGGTGCCCCGGCCACGCCCCGCCTTCGGCCACGGCGCCCGGGTCACCCTCAGCGCGGTGGACGGCGGCCCGCCCCTCGACGTCTTCGGCTGCTTCCACGTCAGCCAGCGCAACACGTTCACGCGCCTTCTGACCCCGGCCATGCTCCGCCAGGTCCTCAGCGACGGGGCCCGGGCAGCGGGGCTCGACGTCAGCGGCGCACCCGGTTCCGGCGAGTCGCAACGCGAGCACTGA
- a CDS encoding nucleotidyltransferase domain-containing protein, which translates to MNDDAFLDHAAGRLAALPAVTAVALGGSRAQGTHTPDSDWDLAVYYRGEFDPDALRALGWPGDVSEVGGWGGGVFNGGAWLTIEGRRVDVHYRDLDVVEHELAEASRGRFRWEPLMFHLAGIPSYLVVAELAVNRALRGRIPDPGGYPEALRRGAPAHWRGRAALTLQYAAQNHAPRGRLTEVAGALATAALESAHAELAARGQWVTNEKTLLQRAGLRGMDALVASLDDDPETLGRVIGEARALFHAAQVESE; encoded by the coding sequence GTGAACGACGACGCCTTCCTCGACCATGCCGCCGGCCGCCTCGCCGCCCTCCCTGCCGTGACGGCCGTCGCTCTCGGCGGCTCGCGCGCCCAGGGCACCCACACGCCCGACAGCGACTGGGACCTCGCCGTCTACTACCGGGGCGAGTTCGACCCGGACGCGCTGCGCGCCCTCGGCTGGCCCGGTGACGTGTCCGAAGTGGGCGGCTGGGGCGGCGGCGTGTTCAACGGCGGCGCATGGCTGACCATCGAGGGTCGCAGGGTGGACGTCCACTACCGCGATCTCGACGTCGTCGAGCACGAGCTGGCCGAGGCGAGTCGGGGCCGTTTCCGCTGGGAACCGTTGATGTTCCACCTGGCCGGCATCCCGAGCTACCTGGTCGTCGCCGAACTGGCCGTCAACCGCGCGCTGCGCGGCCGCATCCCCGACCCCGGCGGCTATCCCGAGGCGCTGCGCCGCGGCGCACCCGCCCACTGGCGCGGCAGGGCCGCCCTCACCCTCCAGTACGCCGCCCAGAACCACGCCCCCCGAGGCCGGCTCACCGAGGTGGCCGGCGCCCTGGCCACCGCCGCCCTGGAGAGCGCCCACGCCGAGCTCGCCGCCCGCGGCCAGTGGGTGACCAACGAGAAGACGTTGCTCCAACGGGCCGGGCTGCGGGGCATGGACGCACTGGTCGCGTCCCTGGACGACGACCCCGAGACGCTCGGCCGGGTGATCGGCGAGGCCCGGGCCCTCTTCCACGCCGCGCAGGTCGAAAGCGAGTAG
- a CDS encoding serine protease — translation MRKPLVGAFCTVLLLGAGATPAMATGLPTGTAEETASAHHSAHAHVHAIDFAGTVALSNCSGSLVRMPDSKPGDPGLVLSNGHCLETGFPAPGEVIVDQPSTRTFSLLDAGAKSVGTLKADKVAYSTMTDTDITLYELNSTYDQIQSSYGIKPLTLSDQHPVAGKAITVVSGYWKQTYSCKIDGFVHQLKEGDWTWKDSVRYTPECETIGGTSGSPVVDDQSGQVVAVNNTGNEDGQQCTVNNPCEVDENGKVTVHQGTNYAEETYIIPACIGTGNKLDLNAEGCTLPKPAGQ, via the coding sequence ATGAGAAAACCTCTTGTCGGCGCGTTCTGCACCGTGCTGCTGCTCGGTGCGGGTGCGACCCCCGCCATGGCCACCGGCCTGCCCACGGGTACCGCCGAGGAGACCGCGAGCGCGCACCACTCCGCCCACGCCCACGTCCACGCGATCGACTTCGCGGGCACGGTGGCGCTCAGCAACTGCTCCGGCTCGCTGGTGCGGATGCCCGACTCCAAGCCGGGCGACCCCGGCCTCGTGCTGTCCAACGGGCACTGCCTGGAGACCGGCTTCCCCGCCCCGGGCGAGGTCATCGTCGACCAGCCGTCCACCCGGACGTTCAGCCTGCTCGACGCGGGTGCCAAGTCCGTCGGGACCCTCAAGGCCGACAAGGTCGCGTACTCGACGATGACCGACACGGACATCACGCTCTACGAGCTGAACAGCACGTACGACCAGATCCAGAGCAGCTACGGCATCAAGCCGCTCACCCTCTCCGACCAGCACCCGGTCGCGGGCAAGGCGATCACCGTCGTCTCGGGCTACTGGAAGCAGACCTACAGCTGCAAGATCGACGGTTTCGTCCACCAGCTGAAGGAGGGTGACTGGACCTGGAAGGACTCGGTCCGCTACACCCCCGAGTGCGAGACGATCGGCGGCACCTCCGGCTCGCCGGTCGTCGACGACCAGAGCGGCCAGGTCGTCGCCGTCAACAACACGGGGAACGAGGACGGGCAGCAGTGCACCGTCAACAACCCCTGCGAGGTCGACGAGAACGGCAAGGTCACGGTGCACCAGGGCACCAACTACGCCGAGGAGACCTACATCATCCCGGCCTGCATCGGAACCGGGAACAAGCTCGACCTGAACGCTGAAGGGTGCACGCTGCCCAAGCCCGCCGGCCAGTAG